A window of the Gossypium hirsutum isolate 1008001.06 chromosome A05, Gossypium_hirsutum_v2.1, whole genome shotgun sequence genome harbors these coding sequences:
- the LOC107958375 gene encoding uncharacterized protein isoform X1: MKPDRLLDYAVFQLSPKRSRCELFVSSNGNLEKLASGLVKPFVTHLKVAEEQVALSLQSIKLEVEKCKNAETWFTKGTLERFVRFVSTPEVLELVNTLDAEMSQLEAARRIYSEGVGDQPSGALGGDDAGTMAAADATKKELLRAIDVRLIAVQQDLATAFTRSSAAGFNPDTVSELQQFADRFGAHCLNEACTKFISLCQRRPELIGPCQSGINDQVVRASWGSDMSIDDLDEDQNGFHVNSRPHKPCQNMHQEQQLQPTTKQTQHHIDQSKLATSQQPNPSSTSQQSSHAENKEEEKKEEGVTESSPSQVSQPTRRLSVQDRINLFENKQKESSSSGGKPVAVGKSVELRRLSSDVSAAPAVAEKAVLRRWSGVSDMSIDLGNDKKDGNPDNSPLCTPSSSSVSQGKNNVFQGLSDDTEQKDEKGLSDKVNSGKVESTSGPNKAAGSGLKDPGELHLQVGNLLGKEEGVGLKGWINQKDQLGSQNGQYQSFTSKSEQVELDDQVASQQKVKGSLTGERRGLEVQSRVFPDKAVFVGVKNQLTQSQVGVFADEVGEATPEGELKNRVEAQNKEQSVRKVRLRAPGHSRTLSAQFEGGIGLKTKEAQYKSSEGDQYTTQPQLQWRSFTGEVEEVGTKDIASTEKQISKIEGSGVPKMKFKKQVAVGSEQSKKSQGRREEGGSVYANNKSVPGKKVLENEESLTTPMASVDQTPRIRQTRGNQELNDELKMKANELEKLFAEHKRRVPGDQLSSARRSKPADEQIEQEGSSQYNKPVAVDVSPLQLPDKNSTSESVGSLSNIANFCTPPTKMVNNQDCAHSLRQDFSSISFSGDSRGKFYEKYMQKRDAKLREEWSSKRAEKEAKLKAMQDILEQSRTEMKAKFSGTVDRRASISSARRQAEKGRSFNLRLQREQHPISSIQSEEDEDLPEYYGQDRSYNEASLLDGSSRSSNTKKLLPNRNASLSTPRTTAVTVPRSAAKVSNPSSGRRRAQSENPLAQSVPNFSDLRKENTKPSSGAGKVTSHFQARNYARSKSNNEEIALGKDEQSRRSQSHRKSFAGPVDVSDVPALNSDDIGLAPLKFDKEQMGQSFNDKSLKNEEAKPFLWKGNGVGPGAGVKTAKFKASETFATPNGEESDEPEFEADDSMDMANEDEEDELETMAVDDSADMENGRSRLSQESDKLDNSGSEICDSLRSPSQVDPASVAELPAPMLTTFHTAVSLQESPGESPVSWNSRMHNTYSYPQETSDIDASMDSPVGSPASWNSHPLAQTGMDAARMRKKWGSAQKPFLVANATHNQPRRDMTKGIKRLLKFGRKSRGTDSLVDWISATTSEGDDDTEDGRDTASRSSEDLRKSRMGFPQGHPSDDGYNESELFNDQVQSLRTSIPAAPANFRLREDHLSGSSIKAPRSFFSLSSFRSKGSDNKPR, translated from the exons ATGAAACCCGACAGGCTTCTTGATTATGCGGTGTTCCAATTGTCACCGAAACGTTCGAG ATGTGAATTGTTTGTTTCGAGCAACGGGAACTTGGAAAAGCTTGCTTCTGGATTAGTAAAGCCTTTTGTTACTCATTTAAAGGTGGCAGAAGAGCAGGTTGCACTGTCACTTCAATCAATTAAGCTTGAAGTtgaaaagtgtaaaaatgccgaGACTTGGTTCACAAAAGGAACACTTGAGAG GTTTGTGCGATTTGTTAGTACACCAGAGGTGTTGGAATTGGTGAACACATTGGATGCAGAGATGTCTCAGTTGGAAGCAGCTCGAAGAATATATTCAGAG GGGGTGGGAGATCAGCCTTCTGGCGCATTAG GTGGAGATGATGCAGGAACAATGGCAGCTGCTGATGCAACAAA GAAGGAGCTTTTAAGAGCTATTGATGTGCGTCTTATTGCAGTACAGCAGGACTTGGCAACAGCTTTCACTCGTTCATCTGCAGCTGGTTTTAACCCTGACACTGTGTCTGAACTCCAACAATTTGCAGATCGGTTTGGTGCTCATTGCTTGAA TGAGGCTTGTACCAAATTCATATCATTATGCCAGAGAAGACCAGAACTGATTGGCCCATGTCAATCAGGTATTAATGATCAGGTGGTTCGAGCCTCGTGGGGATCTGACATGTCAATCGATGACCTCGATGAAGACCAAAATGGGTTCCATGTTAATAGTAGGCCCCACAAACCTTGCCAAAATATGCACCAAGAACAACAACTACAACCAACCACAAAGCAGACCCAGCACCATATAGACCAATCAAAGCTAGCCACATCTCAACAGCCAAACCCTTCAAGTACTTCACAACAAAGTTCTCACGCTGAAAAcaaggaagaagagaagaaagaggaAGGGGTGACTGAGTCATCACCTAGTCAAGTCAGTCAACCGACTAGGCGGCTTAGTGTACAGGATAGAATCAATCTCTTCGAGAATAAACAGAAGGAGAGCTCAAGTTCTGGAGGCAAACCCGTTGCTGTTGGCAAATCTGTTGAACTGAGAAGACTTTCATCTGATGTATCAGCTGCTCCTGCAGTTGCTGAAAAGGCGGTGTTAAGAAGATGGAGTGGTGTGAGTGACATGAGCATTGACTTGGGTAATGATAAGAAGGATGGTAACCCAGATAATAGCCCTTTGTGCACACCCTCCTCATCTTCAGTGTCTCAAGGTAAAAACAATGTGTTTCAAGGCTTATCAGATGATACAGAACAAAAAGATGAAAAGGGTTTGAGTGACAAGGTTAATTCAGGTAAAGTGGAATCCACGAGTGGTCCTAATAAAGCAGCTGGTTCTGGGTTGAAAGATCCAGGAGAACTGCACTTGCAGGTTGGTAATCTTTTGGGGAAAGAAGAGGGTGTCGGGTTGAAGGGGTGGATAAATCAGAAGGATCAACTGGGATCACAGAACGGCCAATATCAGTCTTTTACAAGTAAGTCTGAGCAGGTTGAGCTGGATGATCAAGTTGCTTCTCAACAGAAGGTTAAGGGTTCCTTAACAGGAGAGAGGAGAGGTTTGGAGGTGCAGTCTCGAGTTTTTCCTGATAAGGCTGTGTTTGTGGGGGTTAAAAACCAGCTCACTCAGTCACAGGTTGGAGTTTTTGCAGATGAAGTGGGGGAGGCTACACCTGAGGGTGAATTAAAGAATAGAGTAGAGgctcaaaacaaagaacaatcaGTAAGAAAAGTGCGCCTTAGGGCTCCAGGTCACTCCCGAACATTATCGGCGCAGTTTGAAGGTGGTATTGGATTAAAAACAAAGGAGGCTCAGTATAAAAGCAGTGAAGGTGATCAGTACACTACTCAGCCACAGCTGCAGTGGAGATCTTTTACTGGGGAAGTTGAGGAAGTGGGAACAAAAGACATAGCATCAACTGAGAAGCAAATAAGCAAAATCGAGGGTTCTGGAGTGCCTAAGATGAAGTTTAAGAAACAGGTTGCAGTAGGATCTGAACAGAGCAAGAAGTCACAGGGTAGGAGGGAAGAAGGTGGTTCTGTTTATGCAAATAACAAGTCTGTTCCTGGTAAAAAGGTTCTTGAGAATGAAGAGAGTTTAACTACCCCAATGGCTTCAGTAGATCAAACTCCAAGGATAAGGCAGACTAGGGGAAACCAGGAGCTGAATGATGAGTTAAAAATGAAGGCAAATGAACTTGAAAAGCTTTTTGCAGAGCACAAACGTCGGGTTCCTGGTGATCAATTAAGTTCTGCAAGGAGAAGCAAGCCTGCTGATGAGCAGATTGAACAGGAAGGAAGCTCACAGTACAACAAGCCTGTGGCAGTAGATGTATCTCCTCTGCAGTTGCCTGACAAAAACTCAACATCTGAATCAGTGGGGAGCTTGAGTAATATTGCTAACTTTTGTACTCCTCCTACAAAGATGGTCAATAACCAGGACTGTGCTCATAGTTTGAGGCAGGATTTCTCTAGTATCAGCTTTTCAGGTGACTCTAGAGGAAAATTTTACGAAAAGTACATGCAAAAGAGAGATGCAAAGCTGAGGGAAGAATGGAGTTCAAAAAGGGCTGAGAAGGAAGCCAAATTGAAGGCTATGCAAGATATCCTTGAGCAAAGTAGAACTGAGATGAAGGCCAAGTTTTCTGGTACTGTTGATAGACGGGCTTCTATATCTAGTGCTCGTCGACAAGCAGAGAAAGGGAGGTCTTTCAATTTACGGTTGCAGAGGGAGCAG CATCCAATAAGTTCAATCCAGAGCGAAGAGGATGAAGATCTTCCTGAGTACTATGGACAGGATAGATCGTATAACGAGGCATCTTTACTTGATGGTTCTTCCAGGAGCTCCAACACTAAGAAGCTTTTGCCCAATAGAAATGCCTCTCTATCCACTCCTCGCACCACAGCAGTCACAGTTCCACGCTCAGCAGCTAAAGTTTCGAATCCCAGTTCTGGAAGGCGAAGAGCACAATCTGAAAATCCTCTTGCCCAGTCAGTTCCCAACTTTTCTGATCTCAGAAAAGAAAATACAAAGCCCTCTTCTGGAGCTGGCAAGGTGACGAGCCATTTCCAAGCGAGAAACTATGCTCGTAGCAAGAGTAATAATGAAGAGATTGCTCTTGGCAAGGATGAACAGTCTCGACGGTCTCAGTCCCATAGGAAAAGCTTCGCTGGTCCTGTAGATGTTTCAGATGTGCCAGCCTTGAACTCTGATGACATAGGTTTGGCACCTTTGAAATTTGATAAAGAGCAGATGGGCCAGAGCTTCAATGACAAATCTCTGAAGAATGAGGAAGCAAAGCCTTTCCTCTGGAAAGGTAATGGTGTTGGTCCTGGTGCTGGAGTAAAAACTGCAAAGTTCAAAGCATCAGAGACATTTGCGACTCCAAATGGCGAAGAATCCGATGAGCCAGAATTTGAAGCAGATGATTCTATGGATATGGCCAATGAAGACGAAGAGGACGAGCTTGAAACTATGGCTGTTGATGATTCTGCTGACATGGAAAATGGAAGATCAAGACTGAGCCAGGAATCAGATAAATTAGATAATTCGGGGTCGGAGATTTGTGATTCCTTGAGGTCTCCTTCTCAGGTTGACCCTGCATCAGTTGCCGAACTGCCTGCTCCAATGCTCACTACATTCCATACTGCAGTATCCCTGCAGGAGTCACCAGGAGAAAGTCCCGTGTCCTGGAATTCACGCATGCACAATACATATTCTTATCCCCAGGAGACTTCAGATATTGATGCCTCCATGGATTCCCCAGTTGGGAGCCCTGCATCTTGGAATTCTCACCCTCTTGCTCAAACAGGGATGGATGCTGCTCGAATGAGAAAGAAATGGGGAAGTGCTCAGAAACCATTTCTTGTTGCTAATGCAACCCATAATCAGCCACGTAGGGATATGACAAAAGGGATCAAAAGGTTATTGAAATTTGGACGAAAAAGCCGTGGGACAGACAGTTTGGTGGACTGGATATCTGCTACAACTTCTGAGGGAGATGATGACACTGAGGATGGCAGGGATACTGCAAGTCGTTCATCCGAAGACTTGAGGAAGTCGAGAATGGGATTTCCGCAGGGCCACCCTTCTGATGATGGCTACAATGAAAGTGAACTGTTCAATGATCAGG TTCAATCCTTACGTACTTCTATTCCAGCAGCACCTGCGAACTTCAGATTAAGGGAAGATCATTTGTCAGGAAGCTCCATAAAAG CACCGCGATCATTCTTTTCACTCTCATCATTCCGAAGCAAGGGTAGCGACAACAAGCCTAGATAA
- the LOC107958375 gene encoding uncharacterized protein isoform X2 yields MKPDRLLDYAVFQLSPKRSRCELFVSSNGNLEKLASGLVKPFVTHLKVAEEQVALSLQSIKLEVEKCKNAETWFTKGTLERFVRFVSTPEVLELVNTLDAEMSQLEAARRIYSEGVGDQPSGALGGDDAGTMAAADATKKELLRAIDVRLIAVQQDLATAFTRSSAAGFNPDTVSELQQFADRFGAHCLNEACTKFISLCQRRPELIGPCQSGINDQVVRASWGSDMSIDDLDEDQNGFHVNSRPHKPCQNMHQEQQLQPTTKQTQHHIDQSKLATSQQPNPSSTSQQSSHAENKEEEKKEEGVTESSPSQVSQPTRRLSVQDRINLFENKQKESSSSGGKPVAVGKSVELRRLSSDVSAAPAVAEKAVLRRWSGVSDMSIDLGNDKKDGNPDNSPLCTPSSSSVSQGKNNVFQGLSDDTEQKDEKGLSDKVNSGKVESTSGPNKAAGSGLKDPGELHLQVGNLLGKEEGVGLKGWINQKDQLGSQNGQYQSFTSKSEQVELDDQVASQQKVKGSLTGERRGLEVQSRVFPDKAVFVGVKNQLTQSQVGVFADEVGEATPEGELKNRVEAQNKEQSVRKVRLRAPGHSRTLSAQFEGGIGLKTKEAQYKSSEGDQYTTQPQLQWRSFTGEVEEVGTKDIASTEKQISKIEGSGVPKMKFKKQVAVGSEQSKKSQGRREEGGSVYANNKSVPGKKVLENEESLTTPMASVDQTPRIRQTRGNQELNDELKMKANELEKLFAEHKRRVPGDQLSSARRSKPADEQIEQEGSSQYNKPVAVDVSPLQLPDKNSTSESVGSLSNIANFCTPPTKMVNNQDCAHSLRQDFSSISFSGDSRGKFYEKYMQKRDAKLREEWSSKRAEKEAKLKAMQDILEQSRTEMKAKFSGTVDRRASISSARRQAEKGRSFNLRLQREQHPISSIQSEEDEDLPEYYGQDRSYNEASLLDGSSRSSNTKKLLPNRNASLSTPRTTAVTVPRSAAKVSNPSSGRRRAQSENPLAQSVPNFSDLRKENTKPSSGAGKVTSHFQARNYARSKSNNEEIALGKDEQSRRSQSHRKSFAGPVDVSDVPALNSDDIGLAPLKFDKEQMGQSFNDKSLKNEEAKPFLWKGNGVGPGAGVKTAKFKASETFATPNGEESDEPEFEADDSMDMANEDEEDELETMAVDDSADMENGRSRLSQESDKLDNSGSEICDSLRSPSQVDPASVAELPAPMLTTFHTAVSLQESPGESPVSWNSRMHNTYSYPQETSDIDASMDSPVGSPASWNSHPLAQTGMDAARMRKKWGSAQKPFLVANATHNQPRRDMTKGIKRLLKFGRKSRGTDSLVDWISATTSEGDDDTEDGRDTASRSSEDLRKSRMGFPQGHPSDDGYNESELFNDQAAPANFRLREDHLSGSSIKAPRSFFSLSSFRSKGSDNKPR; encoded by the exons ATGAAACCCGACAGGCTTCTTGATTATGCGGTGTTCCAATTGTCACCGAAACGTTCGAG ATGTGAATTGTTTGTTTCGAGCAACGGGAACTTGGAAAAGCTTGCTTCTGGATTAGTAAAGCCTTTTGTTACTCATTTAAAGGTGGCAGAAGAGCAGGTTGCACTGTCACTTCAATCAATTAAGCTTGAAGTtgaaaagtgtaaaaatgccgaGACTTGGTTCACAAAAGGAACACTTGAGAG GTTTGTGCGATTTGTTAGTACACCAGAGGTGTTGGAATTGGTGAACACATTGGATGCAGAGATGTCTCAGTTGGAAGCAGCTCGAAGAATATATTCAGAG GGGGTGGGAGATCAGCCTTCTGGCGCATTAG GTGGAGATGATGCAGGAACAATGGCAGCTGCTGATGCAACAAA GAAGGAGCTTTTAAGAGCTATTGATGTGCGTCTTATTGCAGTACAGCAGGACTTGGCAACAGCTTTCACTCGTTCATCTGCAGCTGGTTTTAACCCTGACACTGTGTCTGAACTCCAACAATTTGCAGATCGGTTTGGTGCTCATTGCTTGAA TGAGGCTTGTACCAAATTCATATCATTATGCCAGAGAAGACCAGAACTGATTGGCCCATGTCAATCAGGTATTAATGATCAGGTGGTTCGAGCCTCGTGGGGATCTGACATGTCAATCGATGACCTCGATGAAGACCAAAATGGGTTCCATGTTAATAGTAGGCCCCACAAACCTTGCCAAAATATGCACCAAGAACAACAACTACAACCAACCACAAAGCAGACCCAGCACCATATAGACCAATCAAAGCTAGCCACATCTCAACAGCCAAACCCTTCAAGTACTTCACAACAAAGTTCTCACGCTGAAAAcaaggaagaagagaagaaagaggaAGGGGTGACTGAGTCATCACCTAGTCAAGTCAGTCAACCGACTAGGCGGCTTAGTGTACAGGATAGAATCAATCTCTTCGAGAATAAACAGAAGGAGAGCTCAAGTTCTGGAGGCAAACCCGTTGCTGTTGGCAAATCTGTTGAACTGAGAAGACTTTCATCTGATGTATCAGCTGCTCCTGCAGTTGCTGAAAAGGCGGTGTTAAGAAGATGGAGTGGTGTGAGTGACATGAGCATTGACTTGGGTAATGATAAGAAGGATGGTAACCCAGATAATAGCCCTTTGTGCACACCCTCCTCATCTTCAGTGTCTCAAGGTAAAAACAATGTGTTTCAAGGCTTATCAGATGATACAGAACAAAAAGATGAAAAGGGTTTGAGTGACAAGGTTAATTCAGGTAAAGTGGAATCCACGAGTGGTCCTAATAAAGCAGCTGGTTCTGGGTTGAAAGATCCAGGAGAACTGCACTTGCAGGTTGGTAATCTTTTGGGGAAAGAAGAGGGTGTCGGGTTGAAGGGGTGGATAAATCAGAAGGATCAACTGGGATCACAGAACGGCCAATATCAGTCTTTTACAAGTAAGTCTGAGCAGGTTGAGCTGGATGATCAAGTTGCTTCTCAACAGAAGGTTAAGGGTTCCTTAACAGGAGAGAGGAGAGGTTTGGAGGTGCAGTCTCGAGTTTTTCCTGATAAGGCTGTGTTTGTGGGGGTTAAAAACCAGCTCACTCAGTCACAGGTTGGAGTTTTTGCAGATGAAGTGGGGGAGGCTACACCTGAGGGTGAATTAAAGAATAGAGTAGAGgctcaaaacaaagaacaatcaGTAAGAAAAGTGCGCCTTAGGGCTCCAGGTCACTCCCGAACATTATCGGCGCAGTTTGAAGGTGGTATTGGATTAAAAACAAAGGAGGCTCAGTATAAAAGCAGTGAAGGTGATCAGTACACTACTCAGCCACAGCTGCAGTGGAGATCTTTTACTGGGGAAGTTGAGGAAGTGGGAACAAAAGACATAGCATCAACTGAGAAGCAAATAAGCAAAATCGAGGGTTCTGGAGTGCCTAAGATGAAGTTTAAGAAACAGGTTGCAGTAGGATCTGAACAGAGCAAGAAGTCACAGGGTAGGAGGGAAGAAGGTGGTTCTGTTTATGCAAATAACAAGTCTGTTCCTGGTAAAAAGGTTCTTGAGAATGAAGAGAGTTTAACTACCCCAATGGCTTCAGTAGATCAAACTCCAAGGATAAGGCAGACTAGGGGAAACCAGGAGCTGAATGATGAGTTAAAAATGAAGGCAAATGAACTTGAAAAGCTTTTTGCAGAGCACAAACGTCGGGTTCCTGGTGATCAATTAAGTTCTGCAAGGAGAAGCAAGCCTGCTGATGAGCAGATTGAACAGGAAGGAAGCTCACAGTACAACAAGCCTGTGGCAGTAGATGTATCTCCTCTGCAGTTGCCTGACAAAAACTCAACATCTGAATCAGTGGGGAGCTTGAGTAATATTGCTAACTTTTGTACTCCTCCTACAAAGATGGTCAATAACCAGGACTGTGCTCATAGTTTGAGGCAGGATTTCTCTAGTATCAGCTTTTCAGGTGACTCTAGAGGAAAATTTTACGAAAAGTACATGCAAAAGAGAGATGCAAAGCTGAGGGAAGAATGGAGTTCAAAAAGGGCTGAGAAGGAAGCCAAATTGAAGGCTATGCAAGATATCCTTGAGCAAAGTAGAACTGAGATGAAGGCCAAGTTTTCTGGTACTGTTGATAGACGGGCTTCTATATCTAGTGCTCGTCGACAAGCAGAGAAAGGGAGGTCTTTCAATTTACGGTTGCAGAGGGAGCAG CATCCAATAAGTTCAATCCAGAGCGAAGAGGATGAAGATCTTCCTGAGTACTATGGACAGGATAGATCGTATAACGAGGCATCTTTACTTGATGGTTCTTCCAGGAGCTCCAACACTAAGAAGCTTTTGCCCAATAGAAATGCCTCTCTATCCACTCCTCGCACCACAGCAGTCACAGTTCCACGCTCAGCAGCTAAAGTTTCGAATCCCAGTTCTGGAAGGCGAAGAGCACAATCTGAAAATCCTCTTGCCCAGTCAGTTCCCAACTTTTCTGATCTCAGAAAAGAAAATACAAAGCCCTCTTCTGGAGCTGGCAAGGTGACGAGCCATTTCCAAGCGAGAAACTATGCTCGTAGCAAGAGTAATAATGAAGAGATTGCTCTTGGCAAGGATGAACAGTCTCGACGGTCTCAGTCCCATAGGAAAAGCTTCGCTGGTCCTGTAGATGTTTCAGATGTGCCAGCCTTGAACTCTGATGACATAGGTTTGGCACCTTTGAAATTTGATAAAGAGCAGATGGGCCAGAGCTTCAATGACAAATCTCTGAAGAATGAGGAAGCAAAGCCTTTCCTCTGGAAAGGTAATGGTGTTGGTCCTGGTGCTGGAGTAAAAACTGCAAAGTTCAAAGCATCAGAGACATTTGCGACTCCAAATGGCGAAGAATCCGATGAGCCAGAATTTGAAGCAGATGATTCTATGGATATGGCCAATGAAGACGAAGAGGACGAGCTTGAAACTATGGCTGTTGATGATTCTGCTGACATGGAAAATGGAAGATCAAGACTGAGCCAGGAATCAGATAAATTAGATAATTCGGGGTCGGAGATTTGTGATTCCTTGAGGTCTCCTTCTCAGGTTGACCCTGCATCAGTTGCCGAACTGCCTGCTCCAATGCTCACTACATTCCATACTGCAGTATCCCTGCAGGAGTCACCAGGAGAAAGTCCCGTGTCCTGGAATTCACGCATGCACAATACATATTCTTATCCCCAGGAGACTTCAGATATTGATGCCTCCATGGATTCCCCAGTTGGGAGCCCTGCATCTTGGAATTCTCACCCTCTTGCTCAAACAGGGATGGATGCTGCTCGAATGAGAAAGAAATGGGGAAGTGCTCAGAAACCATTTCTTGTTGCTAATGCAACCCATAATCAGCCACGTAGGGATATGACAAAAGGGATCAAAAGGTTATTGAAATTTGGACGAAAAAGCCGTGGGACAGACAGTTTGGTGGACTGGATATCTGCTACAACTTCTGAGGGAGATGATGACACTGAGGATGGCAGGGATACTGCAAGTCGTTCATCCGAAGACTTGAGGAAGTCGAGAATGGGATTTCCGCAGGGCCACCCTTCTGATGATGGCTACAATGAAAGTGAACTGTTCAATGATCAGG CAGCACCTGCGAACTTCAGATTAAGGGAAGATCATTTGTCAGGAAGCTCCATAAAAG CACCGCGATCATTCTTTTCACTCTCATCATTCCGAAGCAAGGGTAGCGACAACAAGCCTAGATAA